TGTCGGGGGTCATCAACACCCATTTCATCGTCGCGTACCTGCTGATGCGGCACGGCACCCCCGAGCAGCGGACCCGGCTCCTGCCGCGGATGGCGGCCGGTGAGCTGAAGGGCGCGTTCTCGATGTCGGAGCCGGATGCCGGGTCCGACGTCGCGGCCATCACGACGAGGGCCACCGCCGGTCCGGACGGCGGGTTCGTGGTCAACGGCCGGAAGATGTGGCTGACCAACGGCGCTCGCTCGGGGATCGTGGCGACTCTCGTACGCGACGGGCTCGGCGCGGACGGCCCGCACCGGAACATGACGGCGTTCCTGCTGGAGAAGGAGCCGGGGTTCGGGCAGACCCGGCCGGGCCTGACGATCCCCGGCAAGCTGGAGAAGATGGGCTACCGGGGCATCGAGACGACCGAGATGCTCCTGGACGACGTCGCCGTCTCGGCCGATGAGGTCCTGGGCGGGCCCGCCGGGCGCGGGCACGGCTTCCACCAGATGATGGACGGCATCGAGGTCGGGCGTGTCAACGTCGCGGCCCGCGCCTGCGGCATCGCGCTGCGGGCGTTCGAGCTGGCGATCGCGTACGCGCAGCAGCGTTCGGCGTCGGGCAGGCCGATCGCGGGTCACCAGGCCATCGGTTTCAAGCTCGCCGAGATGGCCACCAAGGTGGAGGCCGCGCACCTGATGACGGTGAACGCGGCGCGGCTGAAGGACACCGGGGCGCGCGGTGACGTGGAGGCCGGCATGGCCAAGCTCCTGGCGTCGGAGTACTGCATGGAGGTCACCCAGGACGCGTTCCGCATCCACGGCGGGTACGGCTACTCCAAGGAGGCCGAGATCGAACGCCTCATGCGCGAGGCCCCGTTCCTGCTCATCGGCGAGGGCACCTCCGAGATCCAGAAGACCATCATCAGCCGTGGCCTGCTGCGCGAGTACAAGGCCACATGAGCCGGAAGGACACCATGGTGGAAGCCGCCGGGCTGCTGGAGGGCCTGCGGGTGGTGGAGGTCTCCAGTTTCGTCGCGGCGCCGCTCGGCGGGATGACGCTCGCCCAGCTCGGCGCCGAGGTGATCCGCGTCGACCCGCCGGGCGGCGGACCCGACATCGGGCGGTGGCCGGTCGCGGAGTCGGGCACCTCCATGTACTGGGCCGGGCTGAACAAGGGCAAGCGGTCGGTGACCGCCGACCTGCGCTCCCCCGAGGGGCAGCGGCGGATCGCCGACCTGGTCACCGAGGCCGGTGAGGGCCGCGGGATCCTGCTGACGAACGCGGCGCGGCCGTTCCTGGACGACGACGTGCTCCGTGCCCGGCGTCCCGACCTGATCCATCTGCGGATCAGGGGAGGAAACGACGGCGCTCCGGCGGTCGACTACACCGTGAACGCCGGGACCGGGTTCCCGATGGTGACCGGACCGCCGGGCCACGACGGGCCGGTCAACCACGTGCTGCCGGCCTGGGACATCGCGTGCGGCCTGTACGCGGCGCTGGGCATCGCCGCCGCCGAACGGCGGCGCGGCCGTACCGGCGAGGGCTGCTTCCTGCGGATCGCGCTGCGGGACGTGGCGCTGGCCATGGCGGGCAACCTCGGGTTCCTCGCCGAGGCCCAGGCCGGCATCGCCCGCGAGCGCGTCGGCAACCACCTGTACGGGACGTTCGGGCGCGACTTCACCTGCCGGGACGGCGAACGGGTGATGGTGGTCGCGTTGACACCACGGCACTGGAACGACCTCGTGGCCGTCACCGGGATGACCGCGGCCGTAGGGGCGCTGGAGGACGGCCTGGGCGCCGACTTCGGCCACGACGCCGACCGGTACACCTACCGGGAGGCCCTCGCTGCGCTGTTCGGCCGCTGGTTCGGGGAGCACACCATCGGTGAGGTCACCGCCGCGCTGGCCGGCACGGCGGTGCTGTGGGAGCGGTACCGGACCTTCACCGACCTGGTCGCCGACCCGGGCCTGCGCGCGAACCCGCTGATGACCACGGTCGACCAGCCCGGTGTCGGCCCCTACCTGGCGCCGGGCTCGCCGCTGTCGGTCGACGGGTGGACGCCGCCGGCGGTGCCCGCGCCGTCGCTGGGCGAACACACCGGCGAGGTCTGGCCCGAGGAGGCCACGTCATGATCGAGCGCACCGAGACGCTCGTGCCCGGCCCCGCGCAGGGGCTGGCCGGGCTCCTGGACACCGACGTCGCCGGGACGCTGCCGCTGATGTGGCACTGGGTGTACCTCCTGGAGCGGCCCTCCCCCGCCGCGCTGGGGACCGACGGTCATCCGGCCGGCGGGATCCCGGCACCGCCCGGCGAGGGGATGCGGCGGATGTTCGCCGGCGGGCAGGTCACCGCGCACCGGCCGCTGCACCTCGGCCGGGAGGCGACGCGGCGTACCGAGGTCACCGGGCGCAGTGACAAGCAGGGACGTTCGGGTCCGCTCAGCTTCGTGACCGTCCAGCACACGATCATCCAGGACGGTCACACCGCGGTCGTGGACCGCCAGGACATCGTCTACCTCCCCGACCGGCCGCATGCGGCACCGCCCGCCGGCGCCACCGGCGCTGTGGCGGAGCCCGCGGCGTACCAGCCGGGGGCGCCGTCCACGCGGACGCTGTTCCAGTTCTCCGCGCTGACCTACAACGCGCACCGCATCCACTACGACGGTGACTACGCGCGTGACGCGGAGGGCTACCCCGGCCTGGTGGTGCACGGGCCGCTGCAGGCGCTCTACCTCGCCGAGGCGGCGCGCCGCCGGTGTCTGGCGGCGGGCGACCCGGTGCCGTCCTCCTGCCGCTACCGCCTGCTCGCGCCGCTGTTCCTCGGCGAGCCGCTGCGTCTGTCGCTCACCGCCCTCGGGCACGCCGAGGTCCGAAGCGGTGACCGGGTGACCGCGGTCGCGGACTTCTCGTGACCGTGGTTCTGTCGTAGGCGGCCGATAACGTACCGCCAATGCGCCCTGCCGAGGTCCACCGTGTCACCGTCGCCGAGGCGGCCGACCGTTACATCGACATGGTCCGCGCCAAGACCGTCACCGGTGCGCTGGCGCCCGGCACCGCCGAGGTCTACACCCGTGACGTGCACACCTTCGCCCGGCTCGCCGGCGGTGACCGCGTGTTGGACGACCTGAGCGGCGCGGACCTCGACGAGGTCCTGCTGAGGTTCGCCTCCAAGCCCGACGGGAGGCGCAGCGGGCCGGTGGCCGGTGAGGCCCTCCCGCAGAGCGGCGCGTCGCAAAACCGGTTCCGGCGGTCGGTGTCGGCGTTCTTCCGGCACGCGACGATCACGGGCTGGGTGCAGCTGGACCCCATGCGGGCCACGACCGTCACGCCGCGTCAGCGCGGTGGGCTGCGGCCCGAACGCCGTGCCCTCACCCGCGAGCAGGCCGAAGGGCTGCTCGGCACCGCGCAGCGGCTCGCGAAGACCACCCCGGACCAGGGCAAACGCGCGGACCAGCGCACCGAGCTGCGAGACGCACTGATCGTCCTGCTCCTCGCGGCGATCGGCCCTCGTGTCTCGGAGCTGACCCGCGCCGACATCGAGCACTTCTACGTCAACGCCGGCGTGCGCTACTGGCGGATCTTCGGCAAGGGCGGCTCGACCCGCGACGTCCCGCTCCCCCGCGAGGTCACCCGCGTGCTCGACGCCTACCTCACCGAGCGCCGGGCCCGTACGGCCGACACCGGCGCGCTGCTGCTGTCCTGGCGCGGCCGCCGGCTGGCCCGCGGCGACGTGCAGGCCGTGATCGACCGGGTGCTGGCCCGCGTCGACCCACAGCACCGGCGCGGGGTGACCCCGCACGGGCTACGGCACACCACCGCGACACACCTGCTCGCCGCGGCGACCGACATGGACGCCGTACGCCGGGTGCTGGGCCATTCGGACCTGTCCACGCTGGGCCGCTACCGCGACGACCTGCCCGGTGAGCTGGAGGCGGCCATGCGCGCTCACCCGCTGCTCGGCGCCCCCGAGGACCCGCCCGGCTGAGGCGCGCCGGTCTGTACCACGGTCTCGAGGCTGCGGCCGGTACTGCGGGGGCCCAGGATCGCCACGTCCAGGCAGAGGATGACCAGGATGACCGCCGAGCCGGTGAAGACGGTGCCCGCGCCGAGGTGGTCCAGCGCGTTGAGGGCGACGAACGGCAGCGCCGCGGACGTGGCCCGCGACAGGGAGTAGGCGATGCTGATGGCGCTGCTGCGGATCCGGGTCGGGAAGATCTCCGCCTGGTAGGTGTGGAAGCCGTTGGAGAACACGTTCGAGGCGCACGTCAGCACGAACCCTGCGGTCACGATCAGCGCGGCGTCGCGCGCGTACCCGAACACCATGCCGCCCGCCCCCATGACCAGCGCGGACCCGACGATCAGCCATTTGCGTTCGACACGTTCGATGATCGGGATGGAGGCCGCGGACCCGATCGGGTAGCCGAGGAAGCTGATCGCCGCGTACCCCAGGGACTGCACGACGTCGAAGCCCTTGGCGTGCAGCACGACCGGCGCGAGTGAACCGAACCCGTAGTAACCGACGGTCTGCAGGATCTGGAAGATCCACAACATGACGGTACGGCGGCGGTACTCCCCGGAGAACATCCGCGCGAGCGTGAGGCGTTCGGCGGGCTCGTCGCGCGTCTCGGCGATGTCGGGGACGGGTGGCAGCGGGCCGCGTACGGCGGACTCGGCGCCGGCCACGATCGCCTCCGCCTCCTCCGCACGGCCCTGGGCGAGCAGCCAGCGCGGCGACTCCGGCAGCCGGGACCGCAGGATCCACACGACCAGGGCACCGAACGCCCCGAAGATCAGCAGCCACCGCCAGCCGTCGATGAGCAGGTGCTCGTCCGCGACGAACCTGCCGCCGAGGAAGGCCGCGACCGGCACCCCGCAAAACCCGATCGTGTACGCGCAGGCGATGTAGCGGCCGCGGCCGAGGCGGGGCAGGAACTCGCTCAGGTAGGTGTCGACGAGGGTGAGCTCGGCGCCGAGGGCCAGCCCGCACAGGAACCGCAGCACCAAGAACGTCGCCAGGTCGGGCGCCAGCGCCGTGAGCAGCGAGAACAGGGAGTAAAGGCCGAGGTTGAGCAGGAACATGCGACGGCGGCCGAACCGGTCGGCGGCGATGCCGAACGCGATCGCGCCGACGAACATGCCGATGAACGCCGAGGCGATGACGAGGGACTTCTCGTTGGTGCTCAGCTGCCACTCGTCGGTCAGCACCGCGCCGAGAACACCGCCGAGGAAAACCTCGTACAGGTCGAAGAAGCTGCCCAGACCGACGACGACGATCAGCGCCCAGTGCCAGCGCGTCATCGGCAGGCGGTCCAGGCGTGCGGTGATCTTTCGTTCGGTCGGGTCCGGCGCCATCCTCGACTCCTCACGCGTCAGGAGATGCCGGGCATGAAACCACCTTTGTCCCGTATTCGACCAGGGTCTGTCCGGTCGGTGAGATGATCCTCGGCCGGTGGGCGCAGGTCGCCTTCTTCGTGGTCGCGGGCCTTGGGCCCGGCGCTCTGCGTGGCCGACGCGCTGGATGTGTTCGGAGCCGGACCAGGGGCAGAGCCTGGGGGTACGGGCGGGAGGCGAGCACGCGGTCTCGAGGAAGTCGGCGGAGGTACCACCTGCCACGAGCGGGGTGTATCGCCCGATCCGGTTTTCCACAGCGGTTGTGGAAAACCGGTGGGTATCTCCCTCGGGATACCCACATAGGTGCTGATTTCTCGCGCGAGCCTGTGGACGGCCTGTGGATAAGCGGGCGCGTAAGGCCCCGAGACGCTCATTCACCGTGGGTCGTGTCCGGCTCGCACGAAGTACGGCACAGGCACTCACCGAGATGTCGGGGCGGGCGAAGATGCCAGCGGTGGCGGAGGGCGGTGACGTGCGTGGCGAGGTAGCCGCGTGGTAGGCAGAATCGCGGGTGCGACGGTGCGACGGTGCGACGGTGCGACGGTGCGACGGTGCGACGGTGCGACGGTGCGACGGTGCGACGGTTTCTGGGCTTCACCCGCAGGAGTGCTAGCGGGACTCCGCGGCGATGCGCAGTCCCAGGCCCACCAGGACGACTCCGGAAAGCTGTTCGACACGACGGCGTACCGAAGGCCGTGCGAACGCACGTCCGGCTCGGCCTGCCAGCCAGATCAGGCTCAGGTACCAGATCATGTCGATCAGTGCCCAGATCAGCGAGAGCACGACCAGGACCGGCAACACCCGCGCGCCGTCCGGGACGAACTGAGGGAGGAACGACACTGCGAACACGCCCGCCTTGGGATTGGCGAGGTTGGTGAGCAGCCCCAGCCGGTACGCCCGCCATCGCGACTCCGCCGGCATCGATACCTTCTCCGCCGCACCCGTACCGGCTGTGCTGGCCGCCACACCCGTGGTGGTCATGGCTGTGGTGTCGTCGGCCGGGGTGTCGGCTAGATCGCTCGCGCTGGCCGCGTCAGGCGCGTTCGCCGTGCCGTCCGCAGCAGCCGGGTCGGCCAGGTCGGCCGCGTCGGCCATAGTGGCCGTGGTGGCCTCTTCGGCCGTGATGGACGGACCGGTCTGAGTGACCGTGCCGGCCGAACTGATCGCGTCGGCCGGGGATGCCGGGGTAGGGGTGGTCGCCTCGGCGTTCGCGCGTCGCGATCGCCACAAGGACCGGGCGCCCATCGACACCAGGAACACCGCGCCCGCGATCCGCATCGTGTCGTAGGCGATTCTCGAGGCGAGCAGCAGCGCGGACAGACCCAACGCCGCGGACAGGCCCCACAGCACGACGCCCGACTCGTTGCCGAGCATCGCCGCCACGCCCGCGCGCCTGCCCGAGCTCATCGACTTCCGGACGACGACGGCCGTACTCGGGCCCGGCACCAGAGCGACGATGACGGCCGCACCAGCGAACGCGACGAGGGTCTCCAACATCCCCATATGCTGACCGCCCCTCCCCCGCCCGGCAACCGACTTAACCCGCCGCACCCGGCCACCCGCAGGCTGCCGACCGAGTGACCGGCGATCGCGGCGCACCCGCCCAGCCGGACCCGACCAGGACGAACACTGCGGCGCATAAGGTCGGCCACGAGCAACACAACCGTGGGCCGCCCAGGGTCCGTCTCAAAGTCATGCTGTTGCCGTCTGGCGCCGCCAGGGTCGCGCCACACGGCGTTATCCACAGAACCCCGCTCTACTTCCACCCACCACTCCCCCCGCTGGACAATGAAAGTGGGATGGCACCCCCGGGCGGGAGGGCTCCAGGACAGGAGGGCTCCAGGACAGGAGGGCTCCAGGACAGGAGGGCTCCAGGACAGGCCCCGGCCCACACAGTGCCCGGCCCAGACAGGTGGGCTCCAGACCGAGCGGGACCCAGTTCGAGCGGGACCCAGTTCGAGCGGGACCCAGTTCGAGCGGAGCCCAGTCCGAGCGGAGCCCAGTCCGAGCGGAGCCCAGTCCGAAAACTTCGAGACAGGCGGTGGGAGCCTCAATGCACCACCCCAGACCCCGCCCGGACCGCACGGCCCCGCCGCCTGCCCCTGCGAGCGATCGCGTGAGCGCCGGCCACGCGACGACCTCGCCCCCGCACGCGTACGGTGACTCGGCCAGCCCGCCCCCGGCCACACAACCCCCGGCCGGCAGGCGCCGACCCGGACCGTACGGGTGAGCGGGCATGCCGCGCGCCTGGCCGCCTACACCGCCGTGGGCAGGCGCCTGGCGCGGTTGAGTGACCGTCGGCTCGGCCGGGCGGTGGCGGCCGCGGCTCCGCTCGGGTCCGGCATCGGTGGCCGGTCGGCGGAGCTGGACGTCGCGGGGCGGCGCGTCTTCGTCAAGCGGATCCCCCTGACCGGCGTCGAGCTGGACAACGCGCGTTCGACGGCGAATCTGTTCGGGCTGCCGATGTTCTACCACTACGGCGTGGGATCGGCCGGGTTCGGCGCCTGGCGTGAGCTGGCCGTGCACACCATGACCACCGGCTGGGTTCTCGGGGACGCCTATCCGGGCTTCCCGCTGATGTACCACTGGCGGGTCCTGCCCGATTCGCCTCCCGAGGGGTTCGCGGAGGAGTTCGGCGGCATCGGCGGGGCCGTCGCGTACTGGGAGGGCTCGACGGCGGTACGCGAGCGGCTCGAGGCCATCGGAAGGTCCTCGTCCAGCCTGGTGCTGTTCCTGGAGCACCTGCCACAGACCCTCGCCGCGTGGCTGGACGGCCACGAACACGCCGCACCCCGGGTGGAGCGGGCCCTGGCGCGCGGAGCCACCTTCATGAGGTCTCGGGGGCTCGTCCACTTCGACGCCCACTTCGGCAACGTGCTGACCGACGGCCGCCGGCTCTACTTCGCCGACTTCGGGCTCGCCCTGAGTGACGCCTTCGAGCTTTCCGCGCGCGAGGCGGGGTTCCTGTCCGCTCACCTCACCTACGACCGCCGCCTCACCGCGAGTCAGCTGCTGCGCCACCTTCTCGCGCGTACCGAGCCCGAAGTGTCCCTGCGGGAGTGGACCGCGGGCGGGCGGCCCGGCGGTCTACGGTCCGAGATCGCCGCGATCATCGACCGGCACGCACGGCCCACGCTCGTCCTGGACGGGTTCCACCGCCGGCTGCTCACCGAGAGCAGGCGCACGCCCTTCCCCGCCGCCGAGATCGAGGCGGCCACGGACTGAGATCAGCCCGCGGGGGCGGGCCTCGCGCGCACCGCCGGGTTCACCGTGCCGTCGCCGTCGCTCGGGCTCACGCGGGGCTGCGAAGGCTTGGACGGTCCCGGTGTCGGCGTCAGCTCCGACGGCGGCGGAGGCGGAAGGACCGGGGCCGTCGTCGGAATGTCGGTGGGCACGGGCGGCTTCGGGTCGGACGGCTCGCAGGAGAACAGCAGGAGTACGAGCAGGGCCAGCAGCACCAGCAGCGCGGCCAGCGACGCGACCGCAGTGGCCAGGCCCCGGCTGTCGTTGCGCGGCGCGGTAACCTCCGGGGGGCGCTCGACGTGCAGCGCGGGGCCTTTCGGGCCGGACACCCAGTACTGCTGGAAGCTCGGGCCGCCGCGCCGCCGGCGGCTCATCCCCCAGCCGCGTTCGAGCAGGACCGGCCGCAGAAACCGCTCCGCGCCCGGACGGTCCTGCGCGTGCGCGGTGGCCACCCACGGCGCGGCCGTCTCCGGCATCGCGGCCACCACCGGTGACGGATCACCCGGTGAGGGAGCGGGCGGGTTACGGGGGAACGCACTCACCCGTGGCGCCTCGGCGGACACGGCCGCGCGGAACCGGTCGCGTGCCGCCGCGTCGCCGGCCGCCGCCGTCGTCAGCAGCGCCACCTCCACCGGACGGCCCTGCGGGTCGGCGCCCAGGTAGACGATGCCGGCCGCGGACTCGTGCAACCGCGACTCAAGCCGGAACGGCCCGAGCTCCGCGGGGTCCCCGAACTGCAGCGGCTTCGGCATGTGCGGCCCTGACCTCCCATCGCCGCCGGCCTGCCTGCCGGTGAGATACAGGCCTGGCGCGCGACACACTAACAGCCTCGCCACACAGCGCCCGTTCAGCCGAATCGCATAAGGTCATTGACGTTGGCGCTGCACGGACCCTGACCATGAGGGACTACATGACCATCGCTGTAGGGGACATCGACCAGGCCGCGGCGCTGCTTCAGCAGAGCGTGGCCGAAGTCAAAAAGGTCATCGTCGGCCAGGAACACATGGTCGAACGGATGGTGATCGCCCTTCTCGCCCGTGGGCACTGCCTCCTCGAGGGCGTGCCCGGTGTCGCCAAGACCCTCGCCGTGGGCACCCTCGCGACCGTCGTCGGAGGGTCGTTCGCGCGGTTGCAGTTCACCCCGGACCTGGTGCCCTCCGACATCGTCGGGACCCGCATCTACCATCCCTCGACCGAACAGTTCGACGTCGAGCTCGGGCCGGTGTTCGTCAACTTCATCCTCGCCGACGAGATCAACCGCGCGCCCGCCAAGGTGCAGTCGGCGCTGCTGGAGGTCATGGCCGAACGCCAGGTCTCCCTGGCCGGCAAGACGCACCCGCTGCCGCGCCCGTTCGTCGTCATCGCCACCGAGAACCCCATCGAGTCCGAGGGCGTCTACCCGCTGCCCGAGGCCCAGCGCGACCGGTTCCTGATGAAGGTCAGCGTCTCCTACCCGAGCGCCACCGAGGAGATGCAGATCCTGCAGCGGATGAGCGTCGACCCGCCGGTGGCCGCCCGGATCCTGGACCCCGACAGCCTCATCGCGCTGCAGAAGGCCTCCGACGAGATCGCCGTGCACGAGCTCGTCGCGGACTACATCGTGCGTCTCGTCATGGCCACCCGCGAGCCCGAGGACTACAACCTCGACGACCTCAAGGGCGTCATCGACATCGGTGCCAGCCCCCGCGCCACGCTCGGCCTGGTCGCCTCCGCCCGCGCCCTGGCGCTGCTGCGCGGCCGCGACTACGTCCTGCCCGACGACGTACGCGACGTGGCCGTCGACGTCATGTCCCACCGGGTCCTGCTCTCCTTCGACGCCGTGGCCGACGGCATCGACCCGATCGAGATCATCCAGCGGATCCTGGCGGCCGTGCCCCCGCCGCGCGTCGTGTGGAACAGCGAATACGCCTCATGAGACGAGCGGGACGGCCGGACAAGCTCAGCACGCTCACTCCGGAGCATTCGCTGAAACGGCTGGAGCTCACCGTCACCCGTCGCCTCGACGGGCTGCTGCACGGCGAGCACCTCGGCATGCTCCCCGGCCCCGGCAGCGACCTGGCCGAGGCGCGCCTCTACCAGCCGGGCGAGGACGACGTACGCCACATGGACTGGGCCGTCACCGCCCGCACCACCGTGCCGCACGTACGCGACCTGATCGCCGACCACGAGCTGGAGACCTGGGCGCTGGCCGACATGTCCTCCAGCATGGACTTCGGCACCGCGCTGATGGAAAAACGCGACCTCGTCGTCGCCGCGCTCGCCGCGATCGGTTTCCTGACCACGAGGCTCGGCGACCGTCTCGGCGCCTACATCCTGCATGACAGCGGCGTGCGCCGCTGGCCCGCCCGTACCGGGCGCGTCGCGATGTACGCGCTGCTGCAGGCGCTCCTGGACTCCCCGCGCAGCACCCAGGTGCACCGGGGGCCACCGCTCGCCTCGGCGCTCGACGGCCTGGCCCGCAGCCAGCTCAAGCGCGGCCTCCGCGTCGTCATCTCCGACTTTCTGGACCACCGGCAGACCCCGGACGGCGAGCTCGCCTGGGAGTCACCGCTGCGGCGGCTCGCCGCACGCCACCAGGTGATCGCCGTTGAGATCATCGACCCGCGTGAGCTCGACCTGCCCGACATCGGCCCGGTGATGATGACCGACCCGGAGACCGGCGAGGTCCGTGAGATCATCTTGACGGCCAAGGTACGCGCCGTGTACGCGGCGGCCGCCGAGGCGCAGCGCACGCGTACGCGTGAGGCGATCCGCCGCTGCGGTGTGTCCCACCTCGTCCTGCGCACCGACCGTGACTGGGTCAACGACGTCGCGCGGTTCGCGCTGCGGCAGCGCCGCGTCGCGGGCCGGGCCCGCCCACAGGGGAGCCGCACATGACCGAGCGCAGCGAGGGAACCGGCGAACACAGTCCCCTGGCCGCCCCACCGGCGGAGGCGCTCACATGACCTTCCTGTCACCGGGCCGCCTGTGGCTGCTCGTCCTCGTCCCCGTCCTCATCGGCGTGTACCTGCTGATGCAGACGCGGCGCAAGCAGGCCGCGGTCCGGTTCACCAACCTCGCGCTGCTGTCCCAGATCGCCCCGCGCAATCCGGGCTGGCGCCGGCACTTCGCGGCGCTCCTGTTCCTGCTGTCGATCGTCTTGATGACCGTCGGGTTCGCCCGGCCGGCCAAGCCGGTGAAGGTCCCCCGCGAACGCGCCACCATCATCGTCGCGATCGACACGTCGCTGTCCATGAAGGCGACCGACGTCACCCCCAGCCGCCTCGACGCGGCCAAGGCCGCCGCCAAGAAGTTCGTCCAGGACCTGCCGATCCGCTTCAACGTCGGCCTCGTCAGCTTCTCCGGCAGCGCCTCCGCCGTGGTCGCGCCGACCTTCGACCGCGAGGCGGTCGGCCACGCCATCGACGGCCTGCAGCTCGGCAAGGGCACCGCCATCGGCGAGGCGGTCTTCACCTCGCTGCAGTCCATCCGCTCCTTCGACGCCCGCGCCAACGAGGACCCGCCGCCGTCCCACGTCGTGCTCCTGTCCGACGGCGACAACCAGAGCGGCCGGTCGGTGACCGAGGCCGCCGACGCGGCGCGCGCCGCGAAGGTCCCGGTCTCCACGATCGCGTTCGGCACTCCGTACGGCGTCGTCGACATCGACGGTGAGACCGTCCCCGTACAGGTCAACAAGGCCACCTTGCGCAACCTCGCCGAGGACACCTCCGGCAAGCCGTACGAGGCGCAGGCCGGTACGGAGCTGTCAGAGGTCTACAAGCACATCGGCAGCTCGCTGGGGTACCGCATCGAACGCCAGGAGGCGGCCTCGCAGTGGATCCTGGTCGCGCTGCTGTTCGCCCTCGCCGCGGGAGGCTTCTCGCTGGTGTGGTTCCAGCGGCTGCCCTGACGGCGTACGGCACGTGCCGGCGGTGACCCGCCCGGGGATCAGCGGCGCGACGCCGGGCGTACGCCGCGCGCGACGTACCCGATGATGCCGAGCAGGACCAGCACGCCGAGACCGTCGCTCAGCCCCTCCCAGAGGCTGCCGAACAGGCCGTCGCCGCTGAGGAACAGGAACGACGCGAAGACGGTCGCCGCCGTCCCCGCCGCCGGTATCAGGGCGTAGGACCACGGGTGCTGCTGCGCCCACGCCCGCGTACGGTCATAGCCGCGCCGCAGCAGGGCCCCGCCGGCGCCGATGAGGAAGAAGATCGCGAGGCCGAACGACAGTGGCCCGGCCACGGTCAGATGCCCGCCCAGCAGATGGAGCGCGAGGTCGAGGCCGCCCGCCACCGCTCCCCCGGCCAGCGCGGTGGCCCACGGGCCCTGCGAGGCCGCCGACATGGCGATCCAGGTCGACTCCGAGCGGCGGGGCACATCCGGTTGATACGTCATATCTTGATGATGCTGTGCCGGGCACCGGAAAGCCATCAGGGATTCCCCCGAGTCGTCCCTGAGGCTGCCCCCAGTCGACGGTCCCGCCGCCGGCCGGGGCCGTCTCGCCCGCCGCGGCGAACGCCCTACCGCGGTGCCTGGAAACCGCCGATCGTCTGCTCGAGCAGTTCGGCCAGCCGCAGCGGGGTGCGGTCCTCGAACATCGGACCGATGAGCTGCACTCCCACCGGCAGGCCCTCGGGGGACCGGCCCACCGGTATCGCGGTGGCGGGCAGGCCGGGCATGGTGGCCAGACCGGCCCAGACGAGCTGGTCGAAGTAGGGGTACTCGACGCCGTCGATGTCGATCCGGCGTTCCAGCAGATCGGGGTGGTGGTCGTGCGGGAACGCGGGAGTCGGCGTGATCGGGCACACCACGGCATCGAACTCGGCGAACAGCCGCCGCCAGCCGTGGCGGTGGAGCTCGCGGCGGTTGTTCGCCTCGATCCAGTCCCGGTGACTGAACGCCATGGCGCGCAGCCGCACGGCGTCAAGACTCTGGTCGTCCGCGCTCCGTCCGGCGGCGCGGGTCCGCATGGGAAAACGCGCGACGGAGCCCGAAATCAGCAACTGCATGTAGAGCGTCGCGGCTTCGGTCAGATCGGGCAGCAGCGGACTGTGCCGTTCGACGCGGGCGCCGCCGCCGGCAAGCGCGCCGGCCA
Above is a genomic segment from Actinoallomurus bryophytorum containing:
- a CDS encoding protein kinase family protein, encoding MSGHAARLAAYTAVGRRLARLSDRRLGRAVAAAAPLGSGIGGRSAELDVAGRRVFVKRIPLTGVELDNARSTANLFGLPMFYHYGVGSAGFGAWRELAVHTMTTGWVLGDAYPGFPLMYHWRVLPDSPPEGFAEEFGGIGGAVAYWEGSTAVRERLEAIGRSSSSLVLFLEHLPQTLAAWLDGHEHAAPRVERALARGATFMRSRGLVHFDAHFGNVLTDGRRLYFADFGLALSDAFELSAREAGFLSAHLTYDRRLTASQLLRHLLARTEPEVSLREWTAGGRPGGLRSEIAAIIDRHARPTLVLDGFHRRLLTESRRTPFPAAEIEAATD
- a CDS encoding VWA domain-containing protein, which produces MTFLSPGRLWLLVLVPVLIGVYLLMQTRRKQAAVRFTNLALLSQIAPRNPGWRRHFAALLFLLSIVLMTVGFARPAKPVKVPRERATIIVAIDTSLSMKATDVTPSRLDAAKAAAKKFVQDLPIRFNVGLVSFSGSASAVVAPTFDREAVGHAIDGLQLGKGTAIGEAVFTSLQSIRSFDARANEDPPPSHVVLLSDGDNQSGRSVTEAADAARAAKVPVSTIAFGTPYGVVDIDGETVPVQVNKATLRNLAEDTSGKPYEAQAGTELSEVYKHIGSSLGYRIERQEAASQWILVALLFALAAGGFSLVWFQRLP
- a CDS encoding DUF58 domain-containing protein, giving the protein MRRAGRPDKLSTLTPEHSLKRLELTVTRRLDGLLHGEHLGMLPGPGSDLAEARLYQPGEDDVRHMDWAVTARTTVPHVRDLIADHELETWALADMSSSMDFGTALMEKRDLVVAALAAIGFLTTRLGDRLGAYILHDSGVRRWPARTGRVAMYALLQALLDSPRSTQVHRGPPLASALDGLARSQLKRGLRVVISDFLDHRQTPDGELAWESPLRRLAARHQVIAVEIIDPRELDLPDIGPVMMTDPETGEVREIILTAKVRAVYAAAAEAQRTRTREAIRRCGVSHLVLRTDRDWVNDVARFALRQRRVAGRARPQGSRT
- a CDS encoding AAA family ATPase, whose protein sequence is MTIAVGDIDQAAALLQQSVAEVKKVIVGQEHMVERMVIALLARGHCLLEGVPGVAKTLAVGTLATVVGGSFARLQFTPDLVPSDIVGTRIYHPSTEQFDVELGPVFVNFILADEINRAPAKVQSALLEVMAERQVSLAGKTHPLPRPFVVIATENPIESEGVYPLPEAQRDRFLMKVSVSYPSATEEMQILQRMSVDPPVAARILDPDSLIALQKASDEIAVHELVADYIVRLVMATREPEDYNLDDLKGVIDIGASPRATLGLVASARALALLRGRDYVLPDDVRDVAVDVMSHRVLLSFDAVADGIDPIEIIQRILAAVPPPRVVWNSEYAS